In one Lolium rigidum isolate FL_2022 chromosome 3, APGP_CSIRO_Lrig_0.1, whole genome shotgun sequence genomic region, the following are encoded:
- the LOC124698062 gene encoding uncharacterized protein LOC124698062 isoform X3, which translates to MAVSSPSPAPEKKRKWLHSNRKVIDRYLREARSILAAAAPESGGGDAVAALGLVDAALDLSPRMESALELRARALLALRRYREVAEMLRDHIPSCGKSCASGEDTSSSSSSASSSLSSSSSGDLGAISRAKLLSPDRHRSDAAEADAGTARNFRCFDVSELKRRVLAGLSKNPSTDTQWRYLVLGQACFHLGLIEDAMVLLQTGRRLASAAFRRESVCWSEDSFSSSSSAAVESVPSGRSSKSGSAFIIPAVESEAVSQLLAHVKLLLRRRTAAMAALDAGLPAEAVRHFSKILDARRGVLPHTFAAACLVGRASAFQAGGRPADAIADCNRALALDPAYIPALRARADLLQSVGALSDSLRDLDHLKLLYDAALRDGKLPGPRWRPQGGVRYREIAGAHRKLIARIQGLRGRVALGEAGGIDYHALLGVRRGCTRSELERAHLLLSLKLKPDRAVVFGERLELVDEHRDLEAVRDQARMSALLLYRMLQKGYSFLMSAVIDEEAAGRQRAREAAAAAADAAAASSKQQLAAAPMPEKAAAMVVPPALSKTAVSSPAPTISSAAPVYQGVFCRDLAVVGTLLSRGGFERSLPAKCEAMSC; encoded by the exons ATGGCGGTCTCATCGCCTTCTCCCGCTCCGGAGAAGAAGCGCAAGTGGCTCCACAGCAACAGGAAG GTGATCGACAGGTACCTACGTGAGGCGCGGTCGattctcgcggcggcggcgccggagtccGGCGGCGGGGACGCCGTGGCGGCGCTGGGCCTGGTCGACGCGGCGCTCGACCTGTCCCCGCGGATGGAGTCCGCGCTGGAGCTGCGCGCGCGCGCGCTCCTCGCGCTGCGGCGGTACCGCGAGGTAGCGGAGATGCTCCGCGACCACATCCCCAGCTGCGGCAAGTCCTGCGCCTCCGGGGAGgacacctcgtcctcctcctcctccgcctcctcgtccctctcctcctccagctccggcgacCTCGGCGCCATCTCCCGCGCCAAGCTCCTCTCCCCCGACCGCCACCGCTCCgacgcggcggaggccgacgccggCACCGCGCGCAACTTCCGCTGCTTCGACGTCTCCGAGCTCAAGCGCCGCGTCCTCGCGGGACTCTCCAAGAACCCCAGCACCGACACGCAGTGGCGCTACCTCGTCCTCGGCCAGGCCTGCTTCCACCTCGGCCTCATCGAGGACGCCATGGTGCTCCTCCAGAccggccgccgcctcgcctccgccgccttccgccgCGAGAGCGTCTGCTGGTCCGAGGacagcttctcctcctcctcgtccgccgCCGTCGAGTCGGTGCCGTCGGGCAGGTCCTCCAAGTCCGGCTCCGCGTTCATCATCCCGGCCGTGGAGTCTGAGGCCGTCTCGCAGCTCCTCGCGCACGtcaagctcctcctccgccgccgcacggcggccatggcggcgctcGACGCGGGCCTGCCCGCGGAGGCCGTCCGCCACTTCTCCAAGATCCTCGACGCGCGCCGCGGCGTGCTCCCGCACACCTTCGCGGCGGCCTGCCTCGTCGGCCGGGCCTCCGCGTTCCAGGCGGGGGGTCGCCCCGCGGACGCCATCGCCGACTGCAACCGCGCGCTGGCGCTGGACCCGGCCTACATCCCGGCGCTCCGCGCCCGGGCCGACCTCCTCCAGTCCGTGGGCGCGCTCAGCGACTCCCTCCGCGACCTCGACCACCTCAAGCTGTTATACGACGCCGCGCTCCGCGACGGCAAGCTGCCGGGCCCGAGGTGGCGGCCGCAGGGCGGCGTGCGGTACCGCGAGATCGCCGGCGCCCACCGCAAGCTGATCGCGCGCATCCAGGGCCTCCGCGGCCGCGTGGCcctcggcgaggcgggcggcatCGACTACCACGCGCTGCTGGGCGTGCGGCGCGGGTGCACGCGGTCCGAGCTGGAGCGCGCGCACCTGCTGCTGTCGCTGAAGCTCAAGCCTGATCGCGCCGTGGTGTTCGGGGAGCGGCTGGAGCTGGTGGACGAGCACCGCGACCTGGAGGCGGTGCGCGACCAGGCGCGCATGTCCGCGCTGCTGCTCTACAGGATGCTGCAGAAGGGGTACTCGTTCTTGATGTCCGCCGTGATCGACGAGGAGGCTGCCGGTCGGCAGAGGGCGAGGGAGGCCGCGGCGGCTGCTGCCGACGCAGCAGCGGCGTCGTCCAAACAACAACTGGCAGCAGCACCGATGCCA GAGAAGGCTGCCGCGATGGTTGTTCCACCAGCATTGTCCAAGACGGCGGTGTCCTCGCCGGCACCGACGATCTCGAGCGCGGCGCCGGTGTACCAAGGCGTGTTCTGCCGCGACCTGGCGGTGGTGGGCACCCTGCTGTCCCGCGGCGGGTTCGAGCGGTCCCTCCCGGCGAAATGCGAGGCGATGAGCTGCTGA
- the LOC124698062 gene encoding uncharacterized protein LOC124698062 isoform X2, giving the protein MAVSSPSPAPEKKRKWLHSNRKVIDRYLREARSILAAAAPESGGGDAVAALGLVDAALDLSPRMESALELRARALLALRRYREVAEMLRDHIPSCGKSCASGEDTSSSSSSASSSLSSSSSGDLGAISRAKLLSPDRHRSDAAEADAGTARNFRCFDVSELKRRVLAGLSKNPSTDTQWRYLVLGQACFHLGLIEDAMVLLQTGRRLASAAFRRESVCWSEDSFSSSSSAAVESVPSGRSSKSGSAFIIPAVESEAVSQLLAHVKLLLRRRTAAMAALDAGLPAEAVRHFSKILDARRGVLPHTFAAACLVGRASAFQAGGRPADAIADCNRALALDPAYIPALRARADLLQSVGALSDSLRDLDHLKLLYDAALRDGKLPGPRWRPQGGVRYREIAGAHRKLIARIQGLRGRVALGEAGGIDYHALLGVRRGCTRSELERAHLLLSLKLKPDRAVVFGERLELVDEHRDLEAVRDQARMSALLLYRMLQKGYSFLMSAVIDEEAAGRQRAREAAAAAADAAAASSKQQLAAAPMPVNPNSGETDRAAAMVVPPALSKTAVSSPAPTISSAAPVYQGVFCRDLAVVGTLLSRGGFERSLPAKCEAMSC; this is encoded by the exons ATGGCGGTCTCATCGCCTTCTCCCGCTCCGGAGAAGAAGCGCAAGTGGCTCCACAGCAACAGGAAG GTGATCGACAGGTACCTACGTGAGGCGCGGTCGattctcgcggcggcggcgccggagtccGGCGGCGGGGACGCCGTGGCGGCGCTGGGCCTGGTCGACGCGGCGCTCGACCTGTCCCCGCGGATGGAGTCCGCGCTGGAGCTGCGCGCGCGCGCGCTCCTCGCGCTGCGGCGGTACCGCGAGGTAGCGGAGATGCTCCGCGACCACATCCCCAGCTGCGGCAAGTCCTGCGCCTCCGGGGAGgacacctcgtcctcctcctcctccgcctcctcgtccctctcctcctccagctccggcgacCTCGGCGCCATCTCCCGCGCCAAGCTCCTCTCCCCCGACCGCCACCGCTCCgacgcggcggaggccgacgccggCACCGCGCGCAACTTCCGCTGCTTCGACGTCTCCGAGCTCAAGCGCCGCGTCCTCGCGGGACTCTCCAAGAACCCCAGCACCGACACGCAGTGGCGCTACCTCGTCCTCGGCCAGGCCTGCTTCCACCTCGGCCTCATCGAGGACGCCATGGTGCTCCTCCAGAccggccgccgcctcgcctccgccgccttccgccgCGAGAGCGTCTGCTGGTCCGAGGacagcttctcctcctcctcgtccgccgCCGTCGAGTCGGTGCCGTCGGGCAGGTCCTCCAAGTCCGGCTCCGCGTTCATCATCCCGGCCGTGGAGTCTGAGGCCGTCTCGCAGCTCCTCGCGCACGtcaagctcctcctccgccgccgcacggcggccatggcggcgctcGACGCGGGCCTGCCCGCGGAGGCCGTCCGCCACTTCTCCAAGATCCTCGACGCGCGCCGCGGCGTGCTCCCGCACACCTTCGCGGCGGCCTGCCTCGTCGGCCGGGCCTCCGCGTTCCAGGCGGGGGGTCGCCCCGCGGACGCCATCGCCGACTGCAACCGCGCGCTGGCGCTGGACCCGGCCTACATCCCGGCGCTCCGCGCCCGGGCCGACCTCCTCCAGTCCGTGGGCGCGCTCAGCGACTCCCTCCGCGACCTCGACCACCTCAAGCTGTTATACGACGCCGCGCTCCGCGACGGCAAGCTGCCGGGCCCGAGGTGGCGGCCGCAGGGCGGCGTGCGGTACCGCGAGATCGCCGGCGCCCACCGCAAGCTGATCGCGCGCATCCAGGGCCTCCGCGGCCGCGTGGCcctcggcgaggcgggcggcatCGACTACCACGCGCTGCTGGGCGTGCGGCGCGGGTGCACGCGGTCCGAGCTGGAGCGCGCGCACCTGCTGCTGTCGCTGAAGCTCAAGCCTGATCGCGCCGTGGTGTTCGGGGAGCGGCTGGAGCTGGTGGACGAGCACCGCGACCTGGAGGCGGTGCGCGACCAGGCGCGCATGTCCGCGCTGCTGCTCTACAGGATGCTGCAGAAGGGGTACTCGTTCTTGATGTCCGCCGTGATCGACGAGGAGGCTGCCGGTCGGCAGAGGGCGAGGGAGGCCGCGGCGGCTGCTGCCGACGCAGCAGCGGCGTCGTCCAAACAACAACTGGCAGCAGCACCGATGCCAGTGAATCCGAACAGCGGTGAGACTGATAGA GCTGCCGCGATGGTTGTTCCACCAGCATTGTCCAAGACGGCGGTGTCCTCGCCGGCACCGACGATCTCGAGCGCGGCGCCGGTGTACCAAGGCGTGTTCTGCCGCGACCTGGCGGTGGTGGGCACCCTGCTGTCCCGCGGCGGGTTCGAGCGGTCCCTCCCGGCGAAATGCGAGGCGATGAGCTGCTGA
- the LOC124698062 gene encoding uncharacterized protein LOC124698062 isoform X1 has product MAVSSPSPAPEKKRKWLHSNRKVIDRYLREARSILAAAAPESGGGDAVAALGLVDAALDLSPRMESALELRARALLALRRYREVAEMLRDHIPSCGKSCASGEDTSSSSSSASSSLSSSSSGDLGAISRAKLLSPDRHRSDAAEADAGTARNFRCFDVSELKRRVLAGLSKNPSTDTQWRYLVLGQACFHLGLIEDAMVLLQTGRRLASAAFRRESVCWSEDSFSSSSSAAVESVPSGRSSKSGSAFIIPAVESEAVSQLLAHVKLLLRRRTAAMAALDAGLPAEAVRHFSKILDARRGVLPHTFAAACLVGRASAFQAGGRPADAIADCNRALALDPAYIPALRARADLLQSVGALSDSLRDLDHLKLLYDAALRDGKLPGPRWRPQGGVRYREIAGAHRKLIARIQGLRGRVALGEAGGIDYHALLGVRRGCTRSELERAHLLLSLKLKPDRAVVFGERLELVDEHRDLEAVRDQARMSALLLYRMLQKGYSFLMSAVIDEEAAGRQRAREAAAAAADAAAASSKQQLAAAPMPVNPNSGETDRVAIKNSCGTVRAVPAKQKEKAAAMVVPPALSKTAVSSPAPTISSAAPVYQGVFCRDLAVVGTLLSRGGFERSLPAKCEAMSC; this is encoded by the exons ATGGCGGTCTCATCGCCTTCTCCCGCTCCGGAGAAGAAGCGCAAGTGGCTCCACAGCAACAGGAAG GTGATCGACAGGTACCTACGTGAGGCGCGGTCGattctcgcggcggcggcgccggagtccGGCGGCGGGGACGCCGTGGCGGCGCTGGGCCTGGTCGACGCGGCGCTCGACCTGTCCCCGCGGATGGAGTCCGCGCTGGAGCTGCGCGCGCGCGCGCTCCTCGCGCTGCGGCGGTACCGCGAGGTAGCGGAGATGCTCCGCGACCACATCCCCAGCTGCGGCAAGTCCTGCGCCTCCGGGGAGgacacctcgtcctcctcctcctccgcctcctcgtccctctcctcctccagctccggcgacCTCGGCGCCATCTCCCGCGCCAAGCTCCTCTCCCCCGACCGCCACCGCTCCgacgcggcggaggccgacgccggCACCGCGCGCAACTTCCGCTGCTTCGACGTCTCCGAGCTCAAGCGCCGCGTCCTCGCGGGACTCTCCAAGAACCCCAGCACCGACACGCAGTGGCGCTACCTCGTCCTCGGCCAGGCCTGCTTCCACCTCGGCCTCATCGAGGACGCCATGGTGCTCCTCCAGAccggccgccgcctcgcctccgccgccttccgccgCGAGAGCGTCTGCTGGTCCGAGGacagcttctcctcctcctcgtccgccgCCGTCGAGTCGGTGCCGTCGGGCAGGTCCTCCAAGTCCGGCTCCGCGTTCATCATCCCGGCCGTGGAGTCTGAGGCCGTCTCGCAGCTCCTCGCGCACGtcaagctcctcctccgccgccgcacggcggccatggcggcgctcGACGCGGGCCTGCCCGCGGAGGCCGTCCGCCACTTCTCCAAGATCCTCGACGCGCGCCGCGGCGTGCTCCCGCACACCTTCGCGGCGGCCTGCCTCGTCGGCCGGGCCTCCGCGTTCCAGGCGGGGGGTCGCCCCGCGGACGCCATCGCCGACTGCAACCGCGCGCTGGCGCTGGACCCGGCCTACATCCCGGCGCTCCGCGCCCGGGCCGACCTCCTCCAGTCCGTGGGCGCGCTCAGCGACTCCCTCCGCGACCTCGACCACCTCAAGCTGTTATACGACGCCGCGCTCCGCGACGGCAAGCTGCCGGGCCCGAGGTGGCGGCCGCAGGGCGGCGTGCGGTACCGCGAGATCGCCGGCGCCCACCGCAAGCTGATCGCGCGCATCCAGGGCCTCCGCGGCCGCGTGGCcctcggcgaggcgggcggcatCGACTACCACGCGCTGCTGGGCGTGCGGCGCGGGTGCACGCGGTCCGAGCTGGAGCGCGCGCACCTGCTGCTGTCGCTGAAGCTCAAGCCTGATCGCGCCGTGGTGTTCGGGGAGCGGCTGGAGCTGGTGGACGAGCACCGCGACCTGGAGGCGGTGCGCGACCAGGCGCGCATGTCCGCGCTGCTGCTCTACAGGATGCTGCAGAAGGGGTACTCGTTCTTGATGTCCGCCGTGATCGACGAGGAGGCTGCCGGTCGGCAGAGGGCGAGGGAGGCCGCGGCGGCTGCTGCCGACGCAGCAGCGGCGTCGTCCAAACAACAACTGGCAGCAGCACCGATGCCAGTGAATCCGAACAGCGGTGAGACTGATAGAGTTGCGATCAAAAACAGCTGTGGCACGGTGCGGGCAGTGCCGGCGAAACAAAAGGAGAAGGCTGCCGCGATGGTTGTTCCACCAGCATTGTCCAAGACGGCGGTGTCCTCGCCGGCACCGACGATCTCGAGCGCGGCGCCGGTGTACCAAGGCGTGTTCTGCCGCGACCTGGCGGTGGTGGGCACCCTGCTGTCCCGCGGCGGGTTCGAGCGGTCCCTCCCGGCGAAATGCGAGGCGATGAGCTGCTGA